The genomic interval GGGCTCGTCCGGGATTTGAACCCGGGACCTCTCGCACCCAAAGCGAGAATCATACCCCTAGACCAACGAGCCGCGGTGGTTGTGGTTACCTTcgcctgtcccctgtccctaaTCCAACACAATTTTGTCATTTCTAGGATTCATTTCAGGTCCTCCTGTGCTTGCTCCCGATCCCAGCGCAGAAATAAAAGTGATAAAACTTGGAGCGGGAGGGAAAATAAGCCAAaaccaggaaggaaaaaaaagaaaaaaaaaaagcaaggccCCAGCGAGATTTGAACTCGCGACCCCTGGTTTACAAGACCAGTGCTCTAACCCCTGAGCTATGGAGCCGGCGCAATTGTTACTCCTCCGCTGGGCCACGACCCTGGAGTGCCCAAAGCGCCTGGAACGGTCCCAAATTCCTGaaatttcccacatttcccaaattcccGGAATTTCCTCCTCCCCCGCAAAATTCCCCCCGCAGCATTTCCCCCGTTCCTTGCCGGACACGATGGCGAGGAGCAGGCGGGCCAGGAAAGAACCAGCCTGGGGCATAATTCAACCCGGAATCGCCAAAATTGGGGCTCAATCCCAAAATTGGCGTTCAGCCCTTGGCAGCTccagttttttttgtttttacagggATTTTGGCCGGTGTCCAGCCAGCGGAATGACCCGGCTGCTGACATCTGTTTGCCCCCTCCAAGAGTGTCCAAAGGCAAAGGTCAGCTGGTttttatgggggttttttttccccctaatttGGGGGATTTCAAGATATTCGGTTTGTGCTTAACAAATGTGgaacaaaaccccaccaaaattacatacaaaaatatatatatgaattccattatattatttatattgtattgtattatataatttttatatatgccTTCACCCCAACacataatacatatatatattatgaTACATAGttatacaaatatatttttaatacctttttaatttctttctttttttcttttatattacattatattatttttattttaaatagcatattttaaaatgttttatttcccaAACATGGGCTAAGAACAACCCAGGCAGttccaaaccaaatcaaacacAATTTCAACAACAGAAATTTGAATCTCAGGGTAGGAACCAACCCAACAGCTGAAAATTTTGGAAGTTTATGCTTTTTCCCATCTCAAACCACCCAGGAAATGTTGTTCTGGATCAAATAAAGCTTCCCCCCACTTTGCCCCAAGTGTGTAATttccaaaaggattttttttgaaaaggCTCCAAATTTGACCAACCCCATACCCTTTACTGGTAACAgacactgattattttttttaaagctgctttttttttttctttttttttcttttttttttttttggcaaaaccAGAGGGGATGAAGCAAATGTGAGTTCAGCCTCAGCTCCTTGGCAGAGACTGAGggtttccaggggaaaaaacccacaaataatGAGGATAAACAGGTGATTTTGCTGAGAACCTGAGGGAACACGAGACTGAGCACCTAAATCCACGCAAGGTGTGAGATCCACGAGGGAAATTTTGTGAACGTCCTGTCCACGGAAAAGCCTCAGCACGGGAGCACCAGAGGGACAAATGTGGGTCTTGCTCAGGTCCAGCAGGACAaacatcactaaaaaaaaaccaaaaaaagcaccTTTTAACCTTTTCCAGAGGATCTGTGGGTAGAGAACCAGGGAGAGCAGACAAAGCCACACAGGCTCCTCCGCAGTGGTGGACAGTGGTCACCTGAGGCTGCTCAGACAATTctcacagcaccccaaaaacagcttttgggggaaaattatTTCCCCAGGTGGGAGAAGGAACCAGGAAATTTctgactggattttttttttttaatttctgtttgtcTCTGTGGTTGTTGACCACAGTCCTTGAGTTGGTGACCACAATCTTTGATTTGGTGACCACAAGCTGGTGACCACAACCTTCCTTTAAGGCCACCACAAtttctgggcactgctggacgTCTCTCtgctcccccctgccctggagcCCCTCCCTGTGGCGCCCTCCCGAccacctccctgcccacccctcAACCCAcatcccccaaaaccagcctgaTTTGAGTCTTTTTGATCTCACCCAGGAGCCcgggagggagggctgggagtgcccGGGCTCCTGGGCACCAAAATCAGTCGGAAAAGGGGTTCTGGAGATCCTTTTTCTCATTCTGGAGACGGGCATGAGCAGGAAGAGACTCGTCCCAACCTGCAGCGCCTCAGGGGCACAGCTTGATGTAGGTGACCGTGGAGCAGACCGAGAacagggggaacaccttctcctGGAAGGCCACGTTGAAGGTGAAGATGTGCTGCATGTTCTCGGCGTCGTAGAAGGAGACCTCCTCGCCCTCGTAGTCCAGGTAGACGCGGACACGGCTCAGCTTGCGGCCGCCCAGGCACAAGGGCGTGCGCTGCGGCGACGTCACGGCCCAGTAGCGGCCCCCGTTCTGCTGCACGGCCCAGATGCCCTCCTCGGGCGAGAACTGGGTCAGCCCCTTCCTCCGGATGGATTCCTTGGCCACGCCGAAGGCCCAGCCGTCCGAGGGCCCCACCTCCACCTCCCAGTAGTGCCGCCCCGACTTGAAGCCCGTGGAGGCCAGAACGCGCGAGTTGGTGTCAAAGCGCTTGGGGTTGTcgggcagctcctgcttcctgcagcccATGCGGACGCTCTTGAGGTCGGCCGAGAGGATCAGCAGGTGGTTGGCAGAGTCGGGGTCCAGGGTCAGGTCCTCTGTTGGGGACAGATGGCGGTCAGGGCTCAGCGAGGGTTTGGGCAGGGAAAAGCGCGGCTCAGTTTCTGGAGCTCAAtaatcccagcctggagctcaaTGATCCCAGCCTGGAACTAAATAATCCCAGCCTAGACCTCAATAATCCCAGCCTGGAACTCAataatcccagcccagccccaaaaaCCCTACACCCCACACAGACACCCCCAtgaacaccccaaatccctcaagGGGGGTTTATCTCATGCATCATCTGGTGAGAAATGGGGTGACAACAACACAAGGCCACCAGGAGAGAAGACAACGCCATAAAAGCACATGCAAATAATTCGCGGTTATCAACAGCAAAGATGATCAAGAATGGTTTTTTCCacataaattgattttttttatcttggtTTCCAGCTCATTCACACACACAGGCGGGCTCCGCACCCCCCTGGCATCACAAATCTCAGAATTTTGatccccaaaccaccccaaaagcACCCAAATCCTTGTGGGAAGCCACGACTTGAGGGCGTATTTCCACCTGGAGTAGTCCAAAGCAAACATGCAAATGCAGCCTGGTCccaacagcttttttttccccttttccaaaCTCAGGGGAAGTGACCTCAAATTGTGGTTGTAGTCAGCAAAGTCACCACGAATCCATGAGACAGTTTGGGGGGAGTCTAAAATGGAGCAGGTGCAGCATCATAAAAGGCCTTTGTGCTCTCCAAAATTCACAGGTTTGGGTCAGGAACTGGCATAAAAAATTCGCAAAAGAGACACGGTGGAATTGAAAACTTCAGAGCGCTTCGTAAATGTGGGGAAAGTCAaaacagggacaggctgggatcaTTTTCCCTTCAAAACTTAAGCGCCAGGTTCCTCCCCAAAAGTGGCCAAAAAACCCtacatttcctgcatttcctgcatctcctgcatctcctgcaTCAGAGACTGCAAATCCCACCGGCAAACCCATGGGGAAACAGGGTTGAACTCGCCGATTTCATCAAtgcccttttttttaaatcttttttttttttaatctttttctaaactctcttttttaaaaatctttttttgttgttgttattgttttaAAGCACCTTTTAACAgggtgttttccttcctggggCATCTCCAGCGCCTGGAATTGTCAGGAATTGTCAGGATTTGGGTCTGAGGTTCAACCACAGCGAGTGACGCCTCTGCACATGCACCCACCCCCCTGGGCATGCAGCGAGGGGCCTTTGGCTTTTCCCGTGGTTTCTGGTGTTTTCTGCCAAATTTTGGCATTTCCGGAGGTGCCTGGGGATGCTGCTTGTGAGCAGAATCCTTGGAAAAGGTCCAGCCCGTGGGTTGTCCTCCTTTGAGGTCCCCAGGCTGGAGaccacagggttaaaagcaaaaaaaaaaaaaaagggtttttttttctcctgaaaatgctgctctgggcaccttcGCACCAAGGGGGTGTGGATGGGGTTTGCCCCTCAAATTCATGACCTCTCCCATGAAATGGAGTTAAATTCttaattaactttaaaaattagttaAGTTCTGCTGGGATTTAATTTGAATTCTTAAATAACTTAAGGAATTAACCAAATTCTGCTGGGATTTAATTTGAATTCTTAAATAACTTAAGGAATTAACCGAATTCTGCTGGGATTTAACCCCTCTGAGGCCTCCATCCCAATTCCCTGGTGgaagcaggagcccagcagagcaaaTTTGGCAAAGTTGTGGCTTGGAGTGGCTTTTTTGGTCTGAAATCTGTGGGTTTGTTAAGTGCAAACAGGCAGAGAGGACCTGGCTGAGCTGTCAGATCCCCGGCGTCAGTTAGAAAAATCGGCTTtgggctctggagctgagcaggcaggatCTGGAAATCATCGAGAGAgaagaaattaaggaaaaaaaaaaaaaggaaaaaaaaaaaagagaaaaaaaaaagaaatctaaagtgtcttttccttttttttttttttcctttctcctttctttttttccccctctcttttgGCTTTGCAAAATACAACCACAATTCTGAGTCTTTGCTCTGGGTGCTATgtgtgaaaaatcttttttttttacctttttcacCTCTTCCCAGCTCGTCCTGCAGGTTTTCtgaaaaggagagaagagaggggcgTGAATGGGGACACCatcatttgggtttttctctCCTAGATTTGCTCTTTTCGGTGCATTTTGCATTTCCAGCTCTCTCTGCGCCATCTAGTGGTTTCCTGCAAACCCAGGGCTTGGCTatcttgaaattaaattattctttattttttatattttattcatgtttctattttcattttatatattatattttatacatttttattttatattttatatttattatttttatttttatttttattttttatattttatttttttatttttaatttttggggttgtttttgtttttgtggtgtttttggttttggttttggttttggtgttggtttttaatattttattattttattttttttccacccacCTCGGAATTTCTTCAAGACCTTCTCCAGGACCACGGTTTTGAGGGAGAAGTTGCAGACGTGCATCTTCATGTCGGTGCAGACGGGGACGGGCTTCTGGCActtcacctcatcactcctgcCCAGGGAAAACAGAAGAGTGAGGAAATTGTGGATGTtcccccatttccagccccGTTTTCCACCCACGCTcctctcccatcccaccccGAGCACCTTACTGGGATTTCATCCTCCTTGGGGTGAAAAAACCAGGATTTGGGTGTGGATTTTGTGGCgatgggggggattttttggggtgatcCCCTCCCCACCTCCACCAGCTCCAATCCGATTTTAGGAATCGGTGGCGCCTGTGCTGGGGGAAATGAGTGTGAGCAAATCAGGGAATTTGGAGTTTTTGGTCTCAAtccttgaaaaaaacccactgacaGGAAAAGCACATGgtgaaaatcagattttcaggAATCTGGAGGAGATCCAGGGCTCAGAGAGAGCGGGAGGGAAATTCCACCCTCCCCGGGGCACCTGGACGGGGCACGGGGAGcttcaggcagggctggaaacCCAAAGGCCGTGGGGAGAGCAGAATTCCTCACCTGCTGATGATGCCAGTCACGtcctggaaaggaaaataaagagagaTTGAGTAGTGAGAGCCTGAACGAGGGATGTGGGACGCCAGGCAGTAAATGCAGtaataaaatgcagtttattttatataaacagTGGTTTATTGTACACAAAATGCAGTGGAGGCAATTTAAGGTTCAAATACACTCAATAAAGTTATTTTCCCTCAGGCAGGGTAAATAAAGTGATTTTCCTTCAGGCAGGGTGGATTGCGGAGGCAATTTAAGGTTCAAATGCgctcaataaaataaaattgcaacACCACAAACCAACACCAAACCGAGCCATTATTTGCCTGTTCTGCCCTCAGAACACATTCCAGAGCCCGCACCAAGGCAGAGCCACCCCCAGGGGCTGAAAAAAGGACCCTgaagccagcccagggctgcttttaaataaacaatTGGCATTTTATTCCCAAGCtgctttttaacaaaaaaatgccAGTTGTTGTTCCCAAGctcctttttaaataaaatgccGATTGTTGTTCGTGGGGCGAATTCCCACCCACAGCCAAGCCCTGAAAACTTCTGCAAATATTGACAGTGCCCAGgaggcagcctggcagggagttTAACCCTGTGCAGGTCTGGGACAGCTCCctgggaaaatcctggaaaaactCCGGGAAAACCTCTggaaaaatcacaggaaaaaaatcgggaaaaatccctggaaaaacaCACGAAAAAACTCGGAGAAACCTCTGGAaaaacacaggaagaaaaaaaaaacattacagTTGAAGAGAACATTATTTCCTCAGGCAGAGAGAGGCTGGGGCACTCAGGCACCTCCTTGCACCATCCACTCATTAAAGGCAGACTAAAAAAAGGACTTTTACCCCCAAAACACCTTTATAGGATCCATAAACACAAACCAAGTGCTTGGGGGTGCCAGAAGAGTCCAGACAaattcacagaggaaaaaaaaatcattaaaagtTGAAGGGAATTCTGTTTCTTAGCCAGAGAGAGCTTGGGACGCTCAGACACCTCCTTGCACCACCCACTTATTAAAGGCAGAATAAAAAAGGACTTTCACCCCCAAAATCATCCCTACAGGATCCATAAACACAAACCAAGGGCTTGGGGGTGCTAGAAAAGTTCCAGATGAGttcatggaggaaaaaaaaaagaaatcattaaaagTTGCAGGGAACGTTCTGTCCCTCAGGCAGAGAGAGCTTGGGGCACTCAGGCGCCTCCTTGCACCTTCCACTCATTAAAAGCAGGATAAAAAAAGGACTTTTACCCCCAAAACACCGCTGAAAAATGAGGAATAAGGCTGTGAGCCAGAGCTGACACCTCACCTTGAGGAACTCCAGCATGGGCTGCTGGATTTTCTCCTCCAGCTCGGCGATGAGCTTGTTGAGGAGCGTGATCTCCCTGGAGAGGTCGGTGATGTTCTCGTTCTGCCTCCGGGAGATGttcttctccatcttctccagctgccccagcaggatGTGCTCCTGGTCGTGCAGGAACTGCCGCAGCCGCTCGAAGTCcgagagcagcttctgccgctCGGCCTCGATGGTTTTCTGGGGGCGAAACATGgcaaagaaaggcaaaaaaggaattttcagaAG from Molothrus aeneus isolate 106 unplaced genomic scaffold, BPBGC_Maene_1.0 scaffold_30, whole genome shotgun sequence carries:
- the TRIM7 gene encoding E3 ubiquitin-protein ligase TRIM7, with the translated sequence MAAVFLPGNLQDEATCSVCLEFFKDPVSIECGHNFCRACIVKSWKDLEMDFPCPQCREVFQSKNFRPNRQLANMSEIISQFAQRGAKGAEEDGLCPKHREALKLYCKDDRRSICVVCDRSREHRPHAVVPVDEASEEYKEKINARLDFLRKERQELLEFKVNDDKKTQELLKTIEAERQKLLSDFERLRQFLHDQEHILLGQLEKMEKNISRRQNENITDLSREITLLNKLIAELEEKIQQPMLEFLKDVTGIISRSDEVKCQKPVPVCTDMKMHVCNFSLKTVVLEKVLKKFRENLQDELGRGEKEDLTLDPDSANHLLILSADLKSVRMGCRKQELPDNPKRFDTNSRVLASTGFKSGRHYWEVEVGPSDGWAFGVAKESIRRKGLTQFSPEEGIWAVQQNGGRYWAVTSPQRTPLCLGGRKLSRVRVYLDYEGEEVSFYDAENMQHIFTFNVAFQEKVFPLFSVCSTVTYIKLCP